In the Hyphomicrobiales bacterium genome, GGGTCGGTGAAGGTCGCCGGGCTCGCGTAATTCCTCAGATGCATCGCCCTGAGATCGAAGTGGTTGCGGTCGCTCAAGCCGGTGAGGAAGAGTTCCGACACCTGCTCGGTATCCGAATCCAGGTCGTAGACGCGCAGGAACGTATCGTCCGAGACTGCGGTGATGTCCCATCCCGTGGTCCAGAACTCGTTGATCCGAAAGGCGCCGGCGCTCTGCACCGAGCCGCGCAAGCGCTCGTTGCCGGGCGCCGGCAGCGCGTCCGGATCGAGCTGACTGATGCCGGCGGCGCGAATGTAGTAGCTGCCGCTGATCAGCCGCTGGCGCCACTCCGCCTTGGCCAGAACGCCTTGCTTGCTGGTCACCCGCGGGCTGAAGGTCAGGTCGTAATCCGGCGCTAGGGCCCAGAAATAGGGCACCTCGACGCTTGCGCCGAGCTGCGAGGAGACGCGCAACCGCGGCGTCAGAAATCCGGACTTGCGCTTCACCGAAGGGTCCGGATGGCTGAAATGAGGCAGATAGGCGATCGGCACGCCCGCGAACTCGAAGGTGACGTCGTCATATTCGATGACTTTTTCGGCTTGGTTGTGCACGATCTTGACCGCCTTGATCTGCCAGATCGGTGCCTTTTCCGGCGTCTCGGGGTTGATCTTGCAGGCGGTGTAGACGGCCCGATTGAAGATGATCAGATTGCCTTCCCGGCGTTGCGCCGTGGCGGCGGCAATGCGCGCATTTTCCGGCGTCAGCACCGACAGGGAGCGCACGAAGCCTTCGCGGAAATCGCCGGTTAGGGTGAGACTTTCGCCGAACAGCACGTTGCCGTCCGGCTCCCTGAGGCGGACGTTGCCCAGTGCCGTCACCGTATCGTGGCGTTTGTCGTAGATGACGCGGTCGGCGGTCAGCGCGTAGTCGGCGTAGTAAATCTCGACATTGCCGGAAGCGGTGACCTGATCGAGGTCGTAGTCGTAAATCATCTCGTCGGCTTGGACGAGCAGGGGAATGCCGGTCTTGGCATCGGGAAGCTGGAGAAAGCCAGGCCCCTGAGCCGGCACGGGCGGCGCTGCCGCCAGGCACAGCAGGGCTGCAAACGCCAAAAGGCGGCCGACCCGCGAACACACCCGCGCCGCCACCTCTCGGCCGGAGTACACAACTCTACGCCGCCGAAGCGTGTGATCTGCCGCGCCGGCTCGAGCTAGCCGCATACCATCTCCCCATGCCGGGGCCACAATAAGAGCATTACCCGGTCAAATCGACCCCACATAACCGGACAATCCCTCATCCATCCTCTTGGTAAAGTAAGACAGTAAGTCCTGCAAGCGTAACAACAATTACCGGCATCCAAGCCGCCGCCGCCGGGGCTATCAGGCCCGAGGATCCGAGGTCGCTCATCAACTTTGTCAGAACGAAGAACAGGAAACCCGCGGCGATTCCGATCAGCACTCTACGGCCGATTCCGCCGAACCGAAAGGAGCGCAGCGAAACCGTCGCCGCGATCATCACCATGGCGACCAGAACGAACGGCCGCGAAACCAATAAATGCCATTGCTGGCGATAGGGTTCGGTCGCCACACCCGCCCGTCCGGCATGGTCGATGAAGGCCGGCAGATCCCAGAAGGAAATCGCCTTCGGGTCGGTGATGGTCTGCTCGATCTGGGAGCGGGTCAGATAGGTGGAAACCAAGTAGTTCTGGTAAAATTGCGGTTCGCCCTGCGACGATAAGACCCAGGCGTCGCGGAGTTCCCAGTAGCCCTCTTGGAGCGTCGCCGACTTCGCCTCGACCCTTTCGACGAATTTTCGCTGCGGGTCGAACGCATAGACCGTGATTTCCTCAAGCACGACTCCCCTTTCCAAGCTGCGATTCGCATGGACCACGCTCTGTCCATCGGCGCCTTCCTGGCGCAGCCATACGCCGGACTGATTGGCGCGCAAAACCAGGGATTGGGACGGCCCGAAGGCAACCGCCTCGAGTTCTGCCTGTTCCTCGCTCAAATAGGTCGAAAACGGGTTGTAGAGGGCGACCGCCAAAATGCCGATGAGCAAGGTCAGGATGATGGCAGGCGTCAGGAAATGCCACACCGACATGCCGATGGCGCGGGCTACTATCAGCTCGTTGCGGCGGCTGAGGTTCAACAGCGCCATCATGGTGCCGATCAGCACCGCGAATGGCAGGACCTGCTCGCTCAGGGCCGGGGTCCGGTAGGCCGACATCAGCAGCAGCACATCGAGCCCGACATCGTCGTGACTGCTGGCCCGGCGCAGCATTTCCACCACATCGATGAGAAAGATCAACCCGGCACAGCTGCAAAAGACGCCGATGATGGCGGCCAGCATGCGGCGCGAGACATAGCGGGAAATGGCCCCGGGCGCGGCGATCATGACCGTGCCCAGATCCGGCCGGCCCGCACCGCGCGCTCGCCCACCCAGGCGGCGGCAAAAGCGGCAGAGTCGGCGAGCGCACTGGCGTGGCGGCGGCGAAATTTGCCGAATGCCATCGGTACGGCAAGGGCGATGACGGAAAGCGGTACGCCGTAGACAAAGGGGACCGCCCAGCCATGCTTTTGCGCCAGATTCCGCGCGCTGATGATGAGCATGATACTGGCCGCAGCGGCGCAAATCGCGACTGCGGTGCCAAAGCCGCGGCCCTCGCGCGTGGTGCGGGCGAAGCCGACATTGGCGATCGCCACGAAGACCAGAAGGATCGGCAGGAGGGGGCTTGATAGGCGCTCGTGAAGCTCGGCCCGAAAACGGCCCGGATAGGCCTTGAAATAGGGATCATCCGGGGCCGGATTGAACAGGAAGGCCGTCGATCGCTCGCGCGGCTTGTACAGCACGTCTCGGTTGGAGTCAGACAGTTTCGCGACGTCGATCAGATAGCGGTCGAAAACCACGATCTGGGTGCGCTCGACGCGGTCGACCTGCTGGCGCTGCACGCTGCCCTGCTCCATGACCAGGTAGGTGCCGGCGTCACTGCGGACGATCCGGCTCCGCTCGGCGATATAGGTGATATGCTCCTCTGGATCGCGCTGGTCGTCGACCAAGAGGCCGAGCAGGTCGCCTTGCGGCGTGCGGGCGCCGATGTGAAAGGTGATGCCCCGTTCGGGCGTCGAGAACCTTCCCGGCTGGATCACGTTGGAGATCAGGTCGGCGCGCACCCCCGTGATCACCACCCGCAGAACGGAAAGGCTCCTTGGCATCAAAGCGACGTTGATCACTCCGACCGCTACGGCGACCGTCGCGGCGAGGACAAGATACGGCGCGATGATCTGCCAGCGCGAGGCGCCGGCCGCGCTCAGCACCAACAGCTCGCTATCCGAATTGAGGCGATTGAGCGTGTACAGAGTGGCGACGAACAGGGCCACCGGGGCGATCACGTTGACAAAGGCGGGCAGCACCAGAACCGTCATCATCAGGAAGGTCTTGAACGACTGCCCCTGCGCCGTGATCACGTCGAACTCGCGCAGTACCTGGGTCAGCCAGACAATCGCGATCAATGTAACGAGGCACAACAGAAACGCCTGAAACAACTGGCGAAAAATGTAGCGGCCGATCAAGCTCATCAGTTTTGCCATGGTCCACGCAACTGCACCCCGGCGCCAACGCCCCCGGACCGCCGCGGCCGGGATGCACCAGGACTGTTCGTAAATCCCTCTGCCCGCAGGCAATGTGGTCCCCATTGATGGCAGAATTTCGACCCAAAATCTGAATTTTTTCCAAGCATTAATCGTCCCCGGCGCGCGTCCGCCCCCTTGCGCGGGCGCCGATGTTGTGCCACAGCCGATCGCCGAAGCTTGCATGGATCCACAACGAACTTCCGTTTCAAAGGACCCGCATGGCCAGGTTTCCCGCAATCGCCTTTTCCAAGATCGCCGTGCCGAAGGCCGGCACGCTGGTGATTACCGCCGGCGAAGGCGGTGCGCTGGGCCGCTTCGGTGCCCAAGTCGACGAGGCGGCCGGAGGCGCCGTTTCTCGCGCCATCAAGGCGGCGGGCTTCAAGGGCAAGTCGGGGGCGGCCCTTGATGTCTGGGCGCCGGGCGAGCTGGGGCTTGCGCGGATCAGCGTCATCGGCGTCGGCAAGGCCGAGGACATGGAAGCCGGCGATTGGCTCAAGCTCGGCGGACAGATCATGGCCCGCCTGCAGGCCGGCGCCGGCGACGGCGCGACGGTGGTTCTCGAGGCGCCAGGCGCCAGCGAGGAGGCGGTCGCCGCCGAGAAGGCCGCCGACGCCGTCCTCGGCCTGAAGCTGCGGAGCTACAAGTTCGACAAATACAAGACGCGCAAGGGGAACGACGAAGAGGCGGAAGCGGAAGGCAAGGTCTCCAAGGTGACGTTCGGCGTCGCCGCCCCGTCGGTGGTCCAGACAGCCTTCGCCAGCCGCGACAAGGTCGCGTCGGGTGTCCTGCTTGCCCGCGACCTCGTCAACGAACCGGCAAATTCCCTGGGGCCCGTGGAGTTCGCCAAGAAGGCTCAAGACCTGTCCAAGCTTGGGGTCGACATCGACGTGCTGGGCGGGAAGGAGCTGAAGCGGCTCAAGATGAACGCGCTTCTCGCCGTCGCCCAGGGCAGCGCCCGGCCGCCGCGCGTCGTCGTCATGCGCTGGAACGGGGCCAAGGACAAGGCTGCCGCACCGGTTGCCTTTGTCGGCAAGGGGGTGGTCTTCGACACCGGCGGCATATCGATCAAGCCGGCCCTGCACATGGAGGACATGAAGGGCGACATGGGGGGAGCTGCCGCCGTCGTCGGCCTGATGCACGCGCTTGCCGCCCGCAAGGCCAGGGTCAACGCGGTCGGCGTCATCGGCGTGGTGGAAAACATGCCCGACGGCAAGGCGCAGCGCCCGGGCGACATCGTCCGCTCCATGTCCGGCCAGACCATCGAGGTGATCAACACCGACGCGGAGGGCCGGCTCGTTCTCGCCGACGCGCTATGGTACGCGCAGCAGAAGTTCAAGCCGAAATTCATGATCGATCTGGCAACGCTCACCGGTGCGGTCCTGGTCGCGCTCGGCCAGCACCATGCCGGGCTGTTCGCCAACAATGACGAGCTTGCCGAACGGCTCGTCGCCGCCGGCGAAGCGACAGGCGAGAAGGTGTGGCGGCTGCCCCTGGGCAAGGAATACGACAAGCAGATTGATTCCAAGAACGCCGACATGAAGAACGCCGCCGGACGCCATGGCGGGGCCATCACCGCGGCGCAGTTCCTGAAACGCTTCGTCGACGACGTGCCATGGGCGCATCTAGACGTCGCCGGCACCGCCATGGGCTCGCCCGCAAGCGAGGTCAACCAGAGCTGGGGCTCGGGCTTTGGCGTGCGCCTGCTCGACCGGCTGGTGGCCGACCATTACGAGGAATGACCGAGGTCCTGTTCTACCATCTGGAACGCCAGCCGCTGGAGCGGGTGCTGCCGCTATTGTTGGAAAAGAGCCTTGCGCGTGGCTGGCGCGCGGTGGTGCAGGCGGGTTCGGAAGAGCGTGTGGCGGCGCTGGACGCCGCGCTCTGGACCTATCGCGAGGATTCCTTCCTGCCCCACGGCAGCGCCGGCGACGGCGCCGCCGACATGCAGCCGGTCTTCCTGACCTCGGGCGCCGACAATCCCAACAAGGCCGAAATACGCTTCCTGGTCGACGGCGCGGAAGCTTCCGACACGGCCGGCTATGCGCGGCTCGTCTATCTCTTCGACGGGCGCGACGAGACGGCGCTGGCGTCGGCCCGCGGCGCCTGGAAAGCGATGCAGGCGCAAGGCCATGACGTCACCTACTGGCAGCAAGACGAGGCCGGCCGCTGGGTCAAGAAGGCCTGAGCCTGTTTTGCAAAAGTGGGAGCCGGTTTTGCGAGAAGAACAGGATCCAATCGAGCCGGAGGCCCCGTCAGCGGCACAGGCGGCGTGGTCCGTTAAACGGCTGAAACGTGCCGTCCGCCGGGTCGAAGGAGCGGAATTTGGCGTCGCAATAATCGTACCATTCCGGCGTCCATGGCTCCGGCGCGTCCCCATAGACGGCGCCGCTTCCCATGCAACGGTCAAAGGCGTAATTGTAGGCGTCGTTCCATTTGGCCGAATGTACTGCGGCTCCCGCGACGGTGCCGATGGCGCCGCCGATGAGCGCACCCGGTCCGATGCCCCTCGAGCCCCTGGAAATGCCGCCGATTACCGCGCCGACGCCGGCACCGCCGATCGTCCCGCCGACCACCTCCGCGGGCGGCGCGACGGAGTTGGCGTATCGGGCGGCGTAATCCTTGCAATACGCCGAGGAGGCCGCGAAGGCGGCGTCCGAGGTCAGCATCGCCACGCCGGCGGCGGCGCCGACCAGAGCGACGGTCTTGAGTTTCGCGAGAAGTGCCATGCCGGTCCTCGTTTCTTCTTCGCCTCCAAAACGAAGGCATTCATCCGCGTGCAAGCAGGCGCGCGCATCCTTCTGTAATATAAGCCCTTATTGGCCGCGCGCCGAGGGGTCGTTCGCCGCAAACCGGCGAGAAGGTTAGAGCTTGGTGGTCTTTTGATGGTGCATCCGACCGACATTGTTCATGTTTCCGTGACGCGTCGGGAAAGGGCGGTCCGGTAACAATAGAGTGAACTGCGACCATCTAGACACGTGAATGGGCCTTGTTCATTGTTCGCCGGCCCGTGCCTGCCCGGCAGCTCGAAAGCACGCGGGCGTGCGCTGACCATCAGTTACGTTTCGGAGGAATTTGTATGACAAGAAATCCCGTTATATCCGTCACTTGTGCCGTTTTGTTGGGAGGCAGCGCGCTTGTGTTTTCGGCCGGTGTTC is a window encoding:
- a CDS encoding leucyl aminopeptidase → MARFPAIAFSKIAVPKAGTLVITAGEGGALGRFGAQVDEAAGGAVSRAIKAAGFKGKSGAALDVWAPGELGLARISVIGVGKAEDMEAGDWLKLGGQIMARLQAGAGDGATVVLEAPGASEEAVAAEKAADAVLGLKLRSYKFDKYKTRKGNDEEAEAEGKVSKVTFGVAAPSVVQTAFASRDKVASGVLLARDLVNEPANSLGPVEFAKKAQDLSKLGVDIDVLGGKELKRLKMNALLAVAQGSARPPRVVVMRWNGAKDKAAAPVAFVGKGVVFDTGGISIKPALHMEDMKGDMGGAAAVVGLMHALAARKARVNAVGVIGVVENMPDGKAQRPGDIVRSMSGQTIEVINTDAEGRLVLADALWYAQQKFKPKFMIDLATLTGAVLVALGQHHAGLFANNDELAERLVAAGEATGEKVWRLPLGKEYDKQIDSKNADMKNAAGRHGGAITAAQFLKRFVDDVPWAHLDVAGTAMGSPASEVNQSWGSGFGVRLLDRLVADHYEE
- the lptF gene encoding LPS export ABC transporter permease LptF — protein: MRETWPCGSFETEVRCGSMQASAIGCGTTSAPAQGGGRAPGTINAWKKFRFWVEILPSMGTTLPAGRGIYEQSWCIPAAAVRGRWRRGAVAWTMAKLMSLIGRYIFRQLFQAFLLCLVTLIAIVWLTQVLREFDVITAQGQSFKTFLMMTVLVLPAFVNVIAPVALFVATLYTLNRLNSDSELLVLSAAGASRWQIIAPYLVLAATVAVAVGVINVALMPRSLSVLRVVITGVRADLISNVIQPGRFSTPERGITFHIGARTPQGDLLGLLVDDQRDPEEHITYIAERSRIVRSDAGTYLVMEQGSVQRQQVDRVERTQIVVFDRYLIDVAKLSDSNRDVLYKPRERSTAFLFNPAPDDPYFKAYPGRFRAELHERLSSPLLPILLVFVAIANVGFARTTREGRGFGTAVAICAAAASIMLIISARNLAQKHGWAVPFVYGVPLSVIALAVPMAFGKFRRRHASALADSAAFAAAWVGERAVRAGRIWARS
- a CDS encoding DNA polymerase III subunit chi; translation: MTEVLFYHLERQPLERVLPLLLEKSLARGWRAVVQAGSEERVAALDAALWTYREDSFLPHGSAGDGAADMQPVFLTSGADNPNKAEIRFLVDGAEASDTAGYARLVYLFDGRDETALASARGAWKAMQAQGHDVTYWQQDEAGRWVKKA
- the lptG gene encoding LPS export ABC transporter permease LptG, giving the protein MIAAPGAISRYVSRRMLAAIIGVFCSCAGLIFLIDVVEMLRRASSHDDVGLDVLLLMSAYRTPALSEQVLPFAVLIGTMMALLNLSRRNELIVARAIGMSVWHFLTPAIILTLLIGILAVALYNPFSTYLSEEQAELEAVAFGPSQSLVLRANQSGVWLRQEGADGQSVVHANRSLERGVVLEEITVYAFDPQRKFVERVEAKSATLQEGYWELRDAWVLSSQGEPQFYQNYLVSTYLTRSQIEQTITDPKAISFWDLPAFIDHAGRAGVATEPYRQQWHLLVSRPFVLVAMVMIAATVSLRSFRFGGIGRRVLIGIAAGFLFFVLTKLMSDLGSSGLIAPAAAAWMPVIVVTLAGLTVLLYQEDG
- a CDS encoding BA14K family protein; translated protein: MALLAKLKTVALVGAAAGVAMLTSDAAFAASSAYCKDYAARYANSVAPPAEVVGGTIGGAGVGAVIGGISRGSRGIGPGALIGGAIGTVAGAAVHSAKWNDAYNYAFDRCMGSGAVYGDAPEPWTPEWYDYCDAKFRSFDPADGTFQPFNGPRRLCR